ATGAAGGGAAAACAAATATCAAGCTGGATAATCAAGAACTAAACTTCAAGGCAGAGTGCCATCTCTTTGAGAATCTATAAGTTCCACAATTCTCTGAATGATATTTGATCATCTGCAGGTGGGAGAACATGGGCGCTGTATGACAAATCCTAATCTTTGAAATTTTGTGTAAAATACCACTTAGCTCTTCCATTCTGGAAAATTTTCTGGAGCTTGGAGTGTTTGAGCTGAATTTTGAAAGTTCTGGACCTGGCTAAGAGcaggtctttatttatttattttttaaaagatttatttattcattcatgatagacatagagagagagagagagaggcagagacacaggcagagggagaagcaggctccatgctgggagcccgacacgggactcgatcctgggactccaggatcatgccctgggccaaaggcaggcgccaaaccacgagccacccagggatccccaagagaagGTCTTTAAATGTATGGCAGGTAGAAAGTTCAAGCAGAGCACCTGAGCGTTGAACAGCAAGTGAGCACCCAGGGTATGTTGGCTGAAGTGGATGCAGGGATTTCTGAGTGATGCTCCCTAATTGTAAAATAAttggattttaagaaaaatgagctCTGTGGTAACTCATTTGAGAGAATGAAGTATTTACCAAGAGAGATGAGAGTACAGAAAATGAGTCTGATTTAGTCTTGAGAATTAAACAGTGTCTCATGCTAAGGAATTTCTTGTGTGGCTACTGTGTTTATACAGATTTAATTTTTGGCTAAAACAATAATTTGCAATTTTATTAGAAGGCGGTTTTCCCCCTAAAATCACATTTAGTAAGGCCATTGATGCAAACTTAACTTATTAGTAATTAAGCATAAGCTGTGCTTTTCTACTGTTGTAATTGCTTAATTGGCATCTCCAATTAAAAACCTATCAGAAATATCAGCCATTTTGACTTAAAGGAAAACCAAGTGAGAGCACTGAGTTCATAATATGATGGATGTAATAATATTGCAAACCTGATGTTCACAcaaactttttttcctctaaagcaTGGCTATTGGAAGCATCTCTGGCCATGCCAGGGTCCACCCAGATCTCTGTGTCATTTGGGTGGATGCTCACACTGATATCAACACTCCACTGACAACCACAAGTGGGAACTTGCACGGACAACCTGTGTCTTTCCTCCTGAAGGAACTAAAAGGAAAGGTAAAAGGCTGGTTGGTATTCTATTAGGAAAGAATCAGCTCTTTAGAAGAGGTTCAGGAGTTACAAGGGAAGAACCCTATGCCatcttatttttggtgtaatCTCAAACCATTTTCTCAGCAGCCAATAAGCTTAAGGGTTGGTGCATGAAGGTAGTGAGGCTCTGTGCCTCTACCTTACATGACAGTTTGCAAACTGACTTTACATCGatctttccttttgattcttaAACTACACTTTTTAGTGTGTAGGGCAGAGAGTAATCCTTTATAAGCAAGTCAGTAGAGATTCAGAAGTTAACTTGCTCAAGATACATGTCAAGCACATAGCAAGGCAAGGGCCAGAACTGGTCTCCTATAACCTACCTCTTTCTGCTGCCTGCCACACAGGCTCTCATTCTTACCAATCGTCTCCTCCACATCATGggatctttttcaaaaatggaggttttttttttaattttattttttttcaaaaatggagTTTTAAATGTGAATTACAGTGGTTTATTATTTAACATCTTTACTATGAGAAGTTTGTATCTACATAAGAGGAAGAACTCCTTGCTCCTtagaaatttttctaaaagatgtGAGCTGACATTCCGGATTAAGATTTAACATTGTGGTTCATATTCATTGATATTCTGTAGCCTatcaataaaacaatttttactgATGTAGCTGTAGAATATGGGTCTTTACAATAATACTTGGGGATTCAAATCCCCTTGTTAAATGCTCagaagtaacttttaaaatttattttattttatttttatttatttttttagtaacttttttaaaaaaagattttatttacttattcatagagacacagagagagagagagatagagaggcagagacacagaggtagaagcaggctccaggcagggagcccgacgtgggactcgatcccgggtctccaggatcacaccccaggctgcaggtggcactaaaccattgtgccaccggggctgccccaattttttttttttaagattatttatttattcgagagagagagagagagacagagagagagagagaggcagagacaagcagagggagaagcaggctccatgcagggagcccaatgtgggacttgatcccaggattccaggatcatgccctgggctgaaggcaggctctaaaccactgagccacccaggcatccctgaagtaaCACTTTCTGAACTGATGACCAAGTGATAGGTTTATAAAATTGCAGTGTAGTTAGCACATGGCAATAGCCACTCTTGGCTCTAGGACATTTGGAGAGCCACCAAAGGTCTACTTCAAAATTTCCCCTAGTCACTCTAAACCATCCTTGGGATTAAGTCCTTactgagaagagaaataaagaagctatgaaaaattataaaagcacaCTGAGTTCTTTATAGCAGAGTTTTGGAAAAGCAGGGCCCAGTGGAATGGGGGCACAGAGCAGGCAAATGCTGACAAATGATTCAGGTCGGGTCTGAGTCACAGGCTGAAGGTAGCCCTATACATGTCATCTATAGAGTACCACAAGCAGAGGTAGGCAGTGTCTTCTcaattttgtatcttcttttaaTGATTGCCTTGAAATTTATGTTCTAAATATAAGATATGTGCAACTTAACTTTAAATGTAAGATTTGCTCAAGAATCACATGTATTAACCAAATGGAAATACTGCAATTTTAGATACCCGATGTACCAGGATTCTCTTGGGTGACTCCTTGCCTATCTGCCAAAGATATTGTGTATATTGGCCTAAGAGATGTGGACCCTGGGGAACAGTAAGTTTATTCCTTGATGtgaattatcttcattttctcttttgcatGCTAGGCATGCTGGTCAAagctatgagaaaaaaatgattataagcACCAGGTATATATGTCAATATCTATATacccatataaatatttatgtatataaatcaGGTGATTTTTTACATTAATTGACCtgctattaaaaatacatttatatatacatatagttcatagaatttaaatattttgtgaatctTACCacaatgatctttttttaaaagaatgggaaAGGAAATGAGGGCATAGAGTTATACTCTTTATTAATTGTAGGATTATCTTACTATCTCCTCTTTCATAGCTACATTTTGAAAACTCTgggtattaaatatttttcaatgactGAAGTGGATAAACTGGGAATTGGCAAGGTGATGGAAGAAGCACTCAGCTATCTACTAGGAAGGTATGATTCTTGTGTGGGTGtaatgtaaatattattaaaaggaTTTCCTACTGATGCTAATCAAtgtaaattattaataaagcCCTCATGTAAAATATGGAACTTCACTGGATTGTTACTTTTTATAAAGCAAGGTAAGAACTATATTTATGTACTGTATATTAAGCcaccaacttattttttttttgaagttacttaatttttattttgaatcctGCTAACTGTAGTTCttatggttttgtttcttttcagttatttttttttaatttattttttatttttcaatttgccaacatatagaataacacccagtgctcattccatcaagtgcccccctcagtgcctgtcactcagtcacccccaccccacccccacctccccttccaccacccctagttcatttcccagagttaggagtctctcatgttctgtctccctttctgatatttcccactcctttttcctcctttcccctttattccctttcactattttttatattccccaaatgaatgagagcatataatgtttgtccttctccgactgacttctttcactcagtgtaataccctccagttccatccatgtcgaagcaaatggtgggtatttgtcgtttctaatggctgagtaatattccatttaaacCACAACTTTAAATGGAATTTCTTTCCtacctcttaaaagaaaaaaaagaccaattcaTCTGAGCTTTGATGTTGATGGATTGGACCCATCCTTCACACCAGCTACGGGCACACCAGTCACGGGAGGTCTGTCTTACAGAGAAGGTCTCTACATTACAGAAGAAATTTACAAAACAGGTAGGTGAAAATTGGGATGAATAGAGAAGCAAGTATATAAACATAGCCAGTATATAACTAtaccttccccccctcccccaatctgAAAATCAAGTCCTCCTGGACACTTCCAGAATGCCGATCACATGAGGCAATCACCACCTATTTATACTCCTAGATAATATTTCAAGGCAGGGTACTGAATTAAACATGTCAATTGTCTAAcaaattacattattttcaatTGTTGTTACAGGGCTACTCTCAGGATTAGATATAATGGAAGTGAACCCATCTCTGGGGAAGACACCAGAAGAAATAACTCGAACAGTGAACACAGCAGTAGCAATAACCCTGGCTTGCTTCGGAGTTGCTCGGGAGGGTAATCATAAGCCTATTGACTACCTTAACCCACCTAAGTAAATGTGGAAACATCTGTAAAAATCTCACAGCTAATGTCATAATTAGCTAATCTAATAATTTACTTAAGCTTACAGTTATCCTCCCAAAGATTTGGTCTTTCTGAAAAATGTTCTGCCTTGTAAAGTATTAGTATAATTAATATGAGCTACCAATTCCCTCTTGGTGTGAAATTCAAGACTTGGAAATCCTAACTTTTGTGTAATTAAAAAGACACATAGGGTGGGACTCTTGATATCAGGAGATAAAGATACCCCACCTGAAAAGAGACCATATTCCCAGGTTGTTCAAAAGAtgtgatttttataataaactctTTATATTAAGGTTCTATTATGTCTGTATGTTTCTAAACACATAGATTTACTAAGGGTTTAAACAGCCACAGTGAAATCATCATCCCCCCAAAATTGTAGGACTGCTGAGATGAAACTCTGGCTCTGGTTTCTTCAATTGTAAAATGGGTAATGGTTAGGCCTCGTGAATCTCTAAGTTCATTAATGTTAAATGATCACATTTTGCTTTGTCTAAAACTCAGACAtgatattgatttatattttaagcaaGGCTGCTATTCTGGTAGCCTTTTTGgaggtagaaaaagaaatcaaactgcTGTttctaagatctttttttttttctttttttcttttgtttctaagaTCTTCTAATTCAGATGGGAATTTCACATAGAATTATCTGTGGCTTCTAAACACTCCCCCCACCCTCAACTTCACCCACTGAAATTATAGTATGTCTCATTAGCTGAAATCCTCAAACAACCCAAACACTCATCTTGGCTCAGGCATATAGTGAGGGaagtggaataaaataaataagagtaaaCTACAATTGATCCTTGAACAAGGGTTTGAATTGCATGTGCCCacttatagaaatatttttttttttttttgatacagcACAGCAACATAAAATACATGTtctctttcttaggattttcttagtaacattttttctctagctttactgtaagaatatagtatataatgcatataacatataaaatatgtgttgaatggCTGCtaatgttatcagtaaggctttcaGTCATTAATAGGCCATCAGTAGTTAAgcttttggggagtcaaaagttgtaAATTTCCTACCCTTGCATGGTTTAAGGGTCAGGTGTATAATCAAAACCAGGGAAGCGAagtcttccccttctccttcctcaacTTCTATAGAACTTGAGTGGATCTGTAATGAAGTCCATCCCATGAAAGGATTTTTATTGCTGTAATAGCTATGTGTTAAAGAGCCTCTATCACCTGATTTTTCACATGCAACCTAGAATTTTAGACCTGTAGACACTACAGGCTCTGTAAGATAAGTATTTTACTGAATTACTTTTAGATAAGAGCAGTTGTGATGGATCTTAAAGTATAATGTTCAATACTGTAGGCACATAGGGTCATTTAAAAGATTAAAGcttaataaaattcatttctgcatttcaagtgctcagtaggcACATGTAGCTTCTGACTctgtattggacagcacagattgAGAATATTTCTACCACTGTAGAAAGTCCTGTTGGACACAGCCACTCTAAAATTACTCTtaactttcagaaagaaaaactttcaggATACAATGAATATATAGGCATTATTATTTTCCCCTCAGGTGCATTCTAAAACCAAATAAATCTATCTTCTTCTAATGCCTGATTAACAATTCTTTCAAAAGCCTATTTCAGGAAAATCACATCCCTGTATTTTTAGttggagaggaaaaaatggaatttttaataaattaactgGAATGTATTTGTCCTTAAGAAAGTGACACTGATTTTCACTTCCTTTATTGTGGGTATAATATCAGCGTCACAATTATTTCCATTCTACGATCTCAAGACATATTCTTCAAGACAGTGAGAACATACTGAAACTATGTTAAAAGCAATACTTGAATTCATTTCTAGCTTAAAATTTCTGGAGAATTTTAAGGATATTATTAAcctagaaaaattatttatacaattaaagaaattttaagctGGACTTACATGGCAAATAAAGATTTAATGATTAGAAAAATATGAACCACAAGGAATATAAAGGTCTAAGAGGaatgtatttggaaataaagatCTGAAGTATGGTTTGTCAAACTTCTCtgattctttataaaaaaaaaaacccaacaaaaagcAGTAACTCTTAATTCCTAGGCCAATGTCAGTCACCAACTATAGTGCACAACCCATAGAAACAGCCCAGTTCTCTGTTGTAACCCAGTCAGCATACTGCCTGGAACACAGCAGACACTTGTTCAGACTGAATAAATAATCAAACCGTTTATTTATCCAACAgattttactgattatttttcaaGTCTTTTACAATCTTAatgccattctctctctgcccaaatTAACAGTTTGTCTTTCAAAATCTGATAAACCCTAAAGAACCAAAAACtatgctatatttaaaaatacaaatacttaaaaattttaagattttttataaaaatttaaagaatcgCATCATAGGCCAGGTCAAAGTGTCAAACTTGGAAAgcaattaatttgttttaaataacagaGATTGGAGAATCACCATTTAAGCATGATTTTATTAAGTGTATGCAtttctatgttatttattttttaaagattttatttatttatttattcatgagagacagaaagagagagagaggcagagacacaggcagagggagaagcaggctccacgcagagagcttgatgtgggactcgatcctgggaccccacggtcatgccctgaaccaaaggcagatgctcaaccactgagccacccaggtgtccctctatgtTATTTTCTTACATGGCTTCCAACTCATTTCATACAATAAGTTCAAGTCCACAGCAAAGGCAACTAACTTGCCAATCTACGTTGATAGAACCATTAACCCATTTATTTGGAAGCCTATGGTAAaaattttaagccatttttaaaagaatatgcaACTGTGTTTGGTCCTGAGATGCAATGAAATCTAGAGGCCTtcacttgacaaaaaaaaaatctcttatccCAAACATACACCAAAAGAGACTTATGTATAAAATCATTTGAGAACTCTTTTCCAATATATTTGAACACTGAAGtcattaacaataaaaattaaaaataaaaccagtggcTAGAATAAGAAAGACTGGAAGTATCTAATGAAACTCATTTGACCACAGATACCCTCCGTATTACTAGGTAGCACTAACAGTtatagatatggccaacatgtAGCTTACTTGATCTCTTAGAGACAAAAATATAGATAGAGAGGTGGGAGTCATAAAGTATCAGTAGATTCATCGTTTGAATCAAAATAAGACAATCTGAACATCACTGCTTCTACTACACCACTATGTAGCCTGATTATGTTCAGATTTAATAGATTAGAGTCCATTTTCAAAGACAAATGTATTTCCATTGTCAACACCGTACATGAGAGGACTTCACTGAGTTACTGGTAATGACACTGGCACCTGATTAGACTGAGGAGCTGGAGACCCACTATTTATGGCTTGTGGAGGCACTGCAGGTGGTTCCATCTTGCTAATGTGTGTGATGAATCGAAGACGAAGTTTTAAAGCTggttttaaattacaaataatcTTCTCTACCtaagaaataaacacattaaaaagtattttaaccAGAGAATTTCAACCTCCCACCCTTAAAAAAGTGCTTTATACACATATGGAGGCAATAAACTAGGGAGTGGATGAGAAgtttctttatgtgttttatgttttaacaaaagcaaataaaatcatttctctcttacatgaggaaaaaaattgtGTTCTCCCTCAAACACATTATGTATGTGCATATGAGTATGTACATATAGTCTATATATGTATCAACTTACAAAAACATACTCACTTACCTAGCCAGCCAGTCATCCCACTGTGAAAAGTTAATATAGCTTacactagaaattaaaaaaaaattttttttaaattttatttatgatagtcatacagagagagagagagaggcagagacacaggcagagggagaagcaggttccatgcaccaggagcccgatgtgggtgggactcgatcctgagtctccaggatcgtgccctgggccaaaggcaggagtcaaaccgctgtgccacccagggatcccctacactaGAAATTTTATGCATCCAACCAGCTcaccatccttttctttttcaaatatatatttttaagatttatctatttagggatgcctgcatggctcagcaattgagcatctgccttttggctcaggtcgtgatcctgagatctgaggatcgagtcccacatcgggctccctgcatggagcctgtttctccctctgcctatgtctctgcctctctctgcgtctctcatgaataaataaataaatctctctaaaaaaaaaaaaagatatttatttatttattt
Above is a genomic segment from Canis lupus baileyi chromosome 7, mCanLup2.hap1, whole genome shotgun sequence containing:
- the ARG1 gene encoding arginase-1, producing the protein MSSTAKSIGIIGAPFSKGQPRGGVEKGPTALRKAGLLEKLKEQDCDVKDYGDVPFVDVPSDPPFQIVKNPRSVGKANEQLAGVVAEVKKNGRTSLVLGGDHSMAIGSISGHARVHPDLCVIWVDAHTDINTPLTTTSGNLHGQPVSFLLKELKGKIPDVPGFSWVTPCLSAKDIVYIGLRDVDPGEHYILKTLGIKYFSMTEVDKLGIGKVMEEALSYLLGRKKRPIHLSFDVDGLDPSFTPATGTPVTGGLSYREGLYITEEIYKTGLLSGLDIMEVNPSLGKTPEEITRTVNTAVAITLACFGVAREGNHKPIDYLNPPK